The sequence below is a genomic window from Dictyostelium discoideum AX4 chromosome 5 chromosome, whole genome shotgun sequence.
AtgaaagtatttttttttattatttttttttattaattataaaagatGAAATATCCACAATATATATTTTGGAATTGAGACAAAGGAAAATTATaagaatttataataataaacttaaatagaaataataaatctatataaaatattaccaaatttaacaattttcaaactaaataaaaataataatgaaaattttaattgttttcattaataataaaattaaaataaaaataaaaatttaaaaatatataattaataaaccttttatttataaaatctttaatttatttatttatttttttttttctttaaattaaaatgggGAGTTGGTTGAGGAATACCATTATGCCTCAACCAacaaattttgtttttttgcgGTTGCTAATAATCAAAGTATGGATACGTCTTGCACTAAATAAAGTGATTGCGACTATCCATTTGGATttggtttttgttttaaaaaaaaataatacttttttttttgtgtttctgaagtttaaatttataatagttttttgataaataatGGTCAATTTCACCCACATTATTATGGGACAGCGATTCTTaaattttttccaattttcttaaatttattttcccactttttttttttttttattttttttcttaaaaaacaatcacaataaattaaaaagtttatgtaaaaaaaaaaaaactttttcgcataaaattattataaacatttggtgtattttcaattttttttttttttttttttttttttttttattgtttttttttaaaaacactTTTTATGCAATGATTaggaatttaataaatggtcaattatttaaaacatcgATAGAAACTGTTAAAGTTAGATATTTTgtagttaataataataataataataataataataatggtggtggtgaacCAATAAAGAAtacaataattgaaaaattaagcAACCAATTTAAACCAATTCATTTAGATGTTGTGAATGAAAGTTATATGCATTCAGTACCTCGTGGATCTGAAACTCATTTCAAAGTTATAATAGTATCTGATATATTCAATGGTAAATCAGTTGTAGCTCAACAtagattaattaatgataccctcaaaaatgaaatgaaaaatggTGTTCATGCACTATCAATTCATTGTTCAACACCTGATAAATGGGATGAATCCACCATTTCACCTTCACCAGGTTGCATGGGTGGaagtaaaaaagaaaaacaacaaaaacaacaaaaagatgaaaaataataaaaaaaaataaaaaaaaaataaaaaaaaaaatatgaggttgttatatatttttttttacttattttaatgataattgaataaatctGACCAttgtatataaaaatattttattaacaataataagtgtttttttatttattttttatttttttatttttatttttatttttattttctattttttttttttttttttttttttttttttttttttaaataaaagatctttcaaatttaattgaactacaattaattttaacgATATcagttaaaaaagaaaagataaaACTATGATAGATTTCTTTTGGAAGTAATGAAATATCTTTGAAAATCCAATGatgatttgaattattatggatatatttaaatacttGTAATGAACCATGAAGAGAAGCATAATAAAGTACCCATCTTGCTCTTTGAGGATCTTTAGTTGATAAAaaagtttcaattgattttaaatctgttctaaaacaaatttcatttataattGCGTGTTCATTTGTAATTTCTGATAAATCTAATAAACCActatcaccatcaccattaccaccatcaccactaatattttcataataGTTAAATAGAATTAGTTGATTTAATCTAccttcttttaaataatattttaattttaatggatCATTTATAATTCTTAAACATTTTTCTCTTTCATTcttatctaaattattaatatccttaatatcattattagttgttgttgttgtatctggattataatgatttgaatgataattattataagaattaatatttattgaatGATCAATGTAATAGGttattaatttctctttGAAATCAgtgatattttcaattacgAAATCAATTGTatcattataaaaaattgaataaccAAGTTTAAATactgataatgatttttgaTATTCTAATGGATACATTGATTTAAAGTAACCCAacatttcaatattattattaaaaaaattactataattaataataatgaaatattttataCTAATAAGGTAATCTAGCATTTGAGGTGACTTTGGGGAAGAATCTTGAGGTGGggttaaatgaaattttttaaaattttgaaataatatatccatcaattctttatttacatcataattaataaattcattccaaattgaatttaatgttAAACTAATTTGAAATGAATCTTCACTACCACCATCATTTAAAACTAGATttctataattatttaaaatatcatttaaaactttaatttttttatttaaatttatatttgaatttaaaaatattaatgatcTTTCATccattgaaattataaattttggatattggatattattattattattattattattattattattattattattttgtttttttatcatagctaaataataaacatatattaaaaaacttcttgaattatttaaaaatggtaaaatcattttaaataaatttgaaatcatttctgttgttgttgattcccaatttatttcaatttgaCCAATAAACTTACCTAATAgttcaaattcttcaaatttctttttataatcTTGTAATTGATCagttgataatgaaaaataatcttcagttaaaaattcatttgaaaCTTTATCAGGTATCATATAACCTGAAAATGggattttatatttttcaattaattttttcttattatttaattgattttttgaaaagCCGAgatatgaaattgaaaaacatgaatttaataaatcatttaatttcaaatcagTAAACGAATGATTGAGTTTAAAATCAGTAactgattttattatttttgaactTGGAggttgtaattttaatttattaattaaaaaatcaatttttggATTAACTGAACaagttataattttattactattattattttcatttatttcaattgataCAGTATCAATatgaaataatattgatttccaaattttatcaatatttgatttattaattataatttggtttgatgatattaaataaagtGATATATTAAATGATCCTTGATTAATTGAATAGATGAAATCATCATCAGTTGGTTTATATAATCCATAATCTTCAACAATTATTGAATATGCAACATGATTATCATAATCAATCAATCTATCCATAAATAGTTGTTTTTGATCTTTTgtttgaatttctttttctttttcttttttattattgttgttgttgttgttgttgcttgATAGTAAAATGAATTCACTATCAATACattcatatttatttaatagtaattcatttataaaataattataataattcttAAATAATGATCTATAGAATGATTTATCTGATTTTAAAGGTTCATCaacattaaatattgaataaaCAATAAGTTTTGAACTTTTAAaacattgataataataatgaaagaaTGATAATCCTTCTTcacctttttcaattttttcttttaataaggagtaatatttatatttaatcaTCCATTTAAcacttttaatttcataataTCCATAATATCCAAATCTAAAGTGTACTCTTAAAAATGATGTTATacgtttaaataaaaatatatttttaattactttccaaaataatatttcatttttttcttcattatttgatttattattaatattgttttgtatcatttttaaaaagtaaatgAATAATctggtaaaataaaaaaaataaaaaaaaaaaaaaaaaaaaaaaaaaaaccccacTCACCAActgattaaatttatttcaaaaaaaaaaaaaaaaaaaaaaaaataaattaaaaaaaaaaaagatatttctttgaagatattttttgtaaaaattttatttgaaactgaatctttttttagattattattttttttatttttattttaactttttttttttttattttttttaataaatatatttaataaatcttatATTATCACATTtaacatttgaatttaataaaaaattaaaaatatttgaatgtTGAATTTCATCAGGGAAaactttttcattaaatatcCATTTATGTTTTGGattgttgaaaataaatttaaatatttcaattgcaCCACAACCAGAAGCatataataaaacttttgaaattaatggaaTACTtttagttaataataatttatcaattgctTTTAAATCACGTCTAAAACATAATTCTTTAACTAGTATACCTCTATCACTTGAAATATCAATTGTATCATCGAAatagtatttaaaaatgacaGTACCTCTTTCTCGGAAAAAGCATCTTAACTTTTCAGGATCTTGAAccacttttaaaattaattcatcatctAATCGATCTCTATTATAAAATCTTAATGAACTAccattatcttttaaatgcTCAATTAATTTCCCTCTAAATTGGTCATAGTTATCAATTAGGAAttgaattttatcattttcataataACCATAAATGATTgtataatcaattaaagatttttcataatttattGGATACTTTTCCTTGAAATGACGTAATAAACTGattgaataaaataatctattgaaattaatagtttcttgattcttttttgaatataaatagtcaaacatttcaattgatttaacttTATGAAAGAAATATATATCAAACCAAGAATTGATAAaacttgaattaattttcataaaTTTCATTGATAAAATCTCTAATAATTCCGTATGAGAATCAAAATGAATGAAATCCTCCCAATAATCATATAAAATATcgaaattattgattttcttttcattattttttaacatattatttaaaatacaaatttgtttatttaaaaacttttttgattttatactaaatattaataatctcTCTTCTCTactaattataaatttacaatattctaaattattattattatcaattattgaattttcatttttatttttaattttaaaaattactaaataatataaataatttaaaaaattaaatgaatagCCTGTAAATggtattatcatttttaataaatttgaaatcatttcattaacaatatttttatcattatcatcatcatctgttaaatcaataatatcatttacattatttgataatatatttaattcttgaaatttctttttatagaTTTCAAGTTGTGATAATGGTATTGAATAATAttcttcatttaaatattgagtTACTGCTATATCAGTTGCCATGTAACCATTTATAGTTGAAACACCactttttgaaaattgatttttaattttttcccaataatcaattttaaaatttaaataataaattgtaaaaCATGAATctaataaagtttttaaactTGATTTACCAACTTGATAATTAATTTGATATtctattgatttaaataattttaaaggtatttcaattttagccttatttattaaataatcaattttcaaatcaatACTATTatctataattttaataatattatttttaatattgttattactattgttattattattattattattattattatttttatcataagattcattaattattgatttccaaattttttcattatttgatttatttattttaactttttcttcattaccaccatttgaaaaaattaaataatttgaaatttcaaaagagtaattattaattgaggttattaaatcatcatcagttGGTATatgtaatttaaattcatcaattattATGGAATAtgcaattaaattttcaaatttaattaatctaTCTAAAAATGATCTTTTTTGTTCAattctttcatttttaatttgtttttttttaattttctttatttcaaatttattattattattgttgttattatcaaTAGAATCATAATTTCCTAATAACTGTTcttcaataaaataattataataatttttaaataaatctttatagAATTGATAATCTGATTTTAATGGttcattcaattgaaatattgaatcgtgattattattatttgtatttctGTCTGTATAATatgaacatttaaaaaatgctAAATCTTGATCATTTCTTTGtactttatcttttaataataataaatatttattatgtaTCATCCATTTTacatctttaatttcatcatatCCATATTTTTCATATCTAAATtctgattttaaaaatgataatatttttttaaataaataaatatttctaataactttccaaaatattatttcatcattattattcattttttatattttttttttaaaaagaaaaaaaaaaaagaaaaagaaaaaaacataacaaaaaaaaaaaaaaaaaacaaaaacaaaatcataaaaaaaagaaaaaaactcaaaaccatcaaaaaaaaaaaaaaaaaaaaaaaaaaaaaaaaaaaaagaaaaaaaaaaaaagatattttaaaattttaaaattctttgaaAAGAAATAACTGATAAGATATTTATGGTTTTTAGTTTTcaataagaaaaaattaattttattattgttttattattatttataattttttttttttttttttttttttttttgattattgattaaaagattttaataaaattggaaTACCATAACAAATACAACTGCCACCAACTAAATATTTCCAATCACAAGATTTACGAGCGAATGAAATTGCTAAACTAATATCAATTGTTAATGGTTTTGTAgcatttgtttttaaatcgAAAAACCATTTGTTTAAGAAAGATTTGGTTAAACGATCACAATCCGAGGTTGGAACATCATAGATATTACCAATGACAGTTTTACTACCAGCCAAAAGGAAATCGAGTATAACACCAGTTGGTTCAAATTCACCTTGTTCTTCAAGATGACCACTTTTACAACCCATTAAAACAGAAACACCACATTTTTCCAACTTTTGAATACGGTCACCTCTAAAGTATTGTTCACCACTACCATGACCCAtgtaaaagaaaatatcatGATTCTCCAACGCTTGTTTATATTGATGTTTCGAGGGTACACTTCCAACGAGTCCATCCCATTCtggaaatttctttttaaagtAAGGTGCAAAGTAATTCTCTGTCTCTTTCAAGCCACCACTTGGGTTCAAAAGATAATATAAACTCTTTGGATCAATAATTGGCATAACTTTACtaaattgatttgaaatttgatCATAACAAAGATACCTCTGGAATGTGAATGATGGTAATCTATACAATGACATTTGATTCAATGGTGCCAACGATTCAAATGGTAAACAATGTAAAAACTTATCAACAATCAATACAATTGGTTGTCTctcttgatttaaaaataaatttaaattattttgtttaatatttgatggtGTAGTTGGTGATATTGTTTGTAAAACTAATGGTACAACTGTTGAAtttttactactactattttcatttactGTTATcgcattattattatttacacttgttgtagttgtggaAGGTGAACTATTATATTGTGGATAACATTTTGAAACTtctgatgaaattaaattataaatttcaagTATAGATTGAAAATTTGGATGACCTTCTAATGTTGCCGCAGTTTTATCTAAACTTGAATATTCCATTAATTCAATAATACCATCTGTTATTGCTCTTTGACTGAGAATTGGAAAACCATAAAATatacaatcaaataaaatattatcaaactttttaattatagTTGCTGTTGTTCCTGTTGCATTAGTAGTACTGGTGGTTGATTGCACTGAAGAAGATGACCTCTTTATTGTGCtacttgaattattattattattattaccgttattttcaataaataattgattatttaaaatttgcaTTAATGAATCTTTTGTTTGATTATATTTATCTTTTGTAATTGGATTTGTTAAtgaaccaattaataaaGTTTTCCAAGGACCTAAAATTGTATCAACCATATCTAAAACTTtactaatttcaaattcCAATGTCTTTCTTTTACAAAACCAAGCTTTCTTACTATCAGTAGTTTCATTTGGtgaattttctttattattaaataaattttcactTTCAATGATTCTTATATTACCTCTAATTTTATCCatcatattaaatttaatattatcttcTCTATTACCAATTGAACTACTACTTCTTCTTAATGAACTAATGTTATCTTCTCTATTACCAATCGAACTACTACttcttcttttaaataaattattttcatatttttcattatcactatcattattatcatcactaCTATCATAATCactattatttctatttgtATTTTGTTCATTatattcttcttcttcaccCTCTTCTAATTCCAATTCCatatcttcttcatcatcttctctttcatcatcaaaattataataagcAT
It includes:
- a CDS encoding bolA family protein, which gives rise to MIRNLINGQLFKTSIETVKVRYFVVNNNNNNNNNNGGGEPIKNTIIEKLSNQFKPIHLDVVNESYMHSVPRGSETHFKVIIVSDIFNGKSVVAQHRLINDTLKNEMKNGVHALSIHCSTPDKWDESTISPSPGCMGGSKKEKQQKQQKDEK